A stretch of Buteo buteo chromosome 21, bButBut1.hap1.1, whole genome shotgun sequence DNA encodes these proteins:
- the KCTD6 gene encoding BTB/POZ domain-containing protein KCTD6 isoform X1: MDNGDWGYMMTDPVTLNVGGHMYTTSLTTLTRYPDSMLGAMFRGDFPTARDSQGNYFIDRDGPLFRYVLNFLRTSELTLPLDFKEFDLLRKEADFYQIEPLIQCLNDPKPLYPVDTFEEVVELSSTRKLSKYSNPVAVIITQLTITTKVHSLLEGISNHFTKWNKHMMDTRDCQVSFTFGPCDYHQEVSLRVHLMEYITKQGFTIRNTRVHHMSERANENTVEHNWTFCRLARKTDD; this comes from the exons ATGGATAATGGAGACTGGGGATATATG ATGACTGATCCAGTCACGCTAAATGTGGGTGGACACATGTACACGACATCCCTCACAACTCTAACGAGATATCCTGACTCAATGCTTGGGGCCATGTTCAGGGGAGACTTCCCCACTGCCAGGGACTCTCAGGGCAATTACTTTATTGACAGAGATGGACCACTTTTCCGTTATGTTCTTAACTTTTTAAGGACCTCAGAGCTCACTTTGCCACTGGACTTCAAGGAGTTCGACCTACTTCGGAAGGAAGCGGACTTCTATCAGATTGAACCGCTAATTCAATGTCTTAATGACCCCAAGCCGCTGTATCCCGTGGATACCTTTGAGGAGGTGGTGGAGCTGTCCAGCACCCGGAAGCTTTCCAAGTACTCCAACCCGGTGGCTGTAATCATCACGCAGCTCACTATCACAACAAAAGTCCATTCGTTACTGGAGGGCATTTCAAACCACTTCACAAAGTGGAATAAGCATATGATGGACACCAGGGACTGCCAGGTTTCCTTCACTTTTGGGCCATGTGATTACCACCAGGAGGTATCGCTCAGAGTCCATCTGATGGAGTACATCACAAAGCAGGGCTTCACGATCAGGAATACCAGAGTTCATCATATGAGCGAGCGTGCCAATGAAAACACAGTGGAGCATAACTGGACTTTCTGTAGACTGGCACGGAAAACAGATGACTGA
- the KCTD6 gene encoding BTB/POZ domain-containing protein KCTD6 isoform X2 has translation MTDPVTLNVGGHMYTTSLTTLTRYPDSMLGAMFRGDFPTARDSQGNYFIDRDGPLFRYVLNFLRTSELTLPLDFKEFDLLRKEADFYQIEPLIQCLNDPKPLYPVDTFEEVVELSSTRKLSKYSNPVAVIITQLTITTKVHSLLEGISNHFTKWNKHMMDTRDCQVSFTFGPCDYHQEVSLRVHLMEYITKQGFTIRNTRVHHMSERANENTVEHNWTFCRLARKTDD, from the coding sequence ATGACTGATCCAGTCACGCTAAATGTGGGTGGACACATGTACACGACATCCCTCACAACTCTAACGAGATATCCTGACTCAATGCTTGGGGCCATGTTCAGGGGAGACTTCCCCACTGCCAGGGACTCTCAGGGCAATTACTTTATTGACAGAGATGGACCACTTTTCCGTTATGTTCTTAACTTTTTAAGGACCTCAGAGCTCACTTTGCCACTGGACTTCAAGGAGTTCGACCTACTTCGGAAGGAAGCGGACTTCTATCAGATTGAACCGCTAATTCAATGTCTTAATGACCCCAAGCCGCTGTATCCCGTGGATACCTTTGAGGAGGTGGTGGAGCTGTCCAGCACCCGGAAGCTTTCCAAGTACTCCAACCCGGTGGCTGTAATCATCACGCAGCTCACTATCACAACAAAAGTCCATTCGTTACTGGAGGGCATTTCAAACCACTTCACAAAGTGGAATAAGCATATGATGGACACCAGGGACTGCCAGGTTTCCTTCACTTTTGGGCCATGTGATTACCACCAGGAGGTATCGCTCAGAGTCCATCTGATGGAGTACATCACAAAGCAGGGCTTCACGATCAGGAATACCAGAGTTCATCATATGAGCGAGCGTGCCAATGAAAACACAGTGGAGCATAACTGGACTTTCTGTAGACTGGCACGGAAAACAGATGACTGA
- the PDHB gene encoding pyruvate dehydrogenase E1 component subunit beta, mitochondrial: MAAAAAALRHLAPLGARLPPPGRAAGRLLQQRRGIRLSAPTAIQVTVRDALNQALDEELERDERVFLLGEEVAQYDGAYKISRGLWKKYGDKRVIDTPISEMGFTGIAVGAAMAGLRPVCEFMTFNFSMQAIDQVINSAAKTCYMSAGSIAVPIVFRGPNGASAGVAAQHSQCFAAWYGHCPGLKVVSPWSSEDAKGLLKASIRDDNPVVMLENELLYGVPFEMSEQAQSKDFVVPIGKAKIERQGTHVTLVSHSRPVGHCLEAAAVLAKEGVECEVINLRTIRPMDIETVEASVVKTNHLVTVEGGWPQFGVGAEICARIMEGSAFNYLDAPAVRVTGADVPMPYAKILEDNCIPQVKDIIFAVKKTLNI, translated from the exons atggcggcggctgcggcggcaCTGCGGCACCTGGCGCCGCTGGGcgcccgcctcccgccgccgggccgcgccgccgggcgGCTGctccagcagcgcagggggatcCGCCTCTCCGCGCCCACCGCCATACAG GTGACGGTGCGGGACGCGCTCAACCAGGCGCTGGATGAGGAGCTGGAGCGGGACGAGCGCGTCTTTCTGCTGGGCGAGGAGGTGGCTCAGTACGATGGCGCCTACAAG atCTCCAGGGGTCTCTGGAAGAAGTACGGGGACAAGAGGGTGATCGACACCCCGATATCGGAG ATGGGCTTCACGGGAATTGCTGTCGGTGCTGCTATG GCAGGGTTGAGACCAGTGTGTGAATTCATGACGTTCAACTTCTCCATGCAAGCAATCGATCAGGTTATAAACTCTGCTGCCAAGACCTGTTACATGTCTGCAGGATCAATCGCTGTTCCCATTGTCTTCCGGGGCCCCAACGGGGCATCAGCTGGAGTCGCTGCTCAGCACTCGCAGTGCTTCGCCGCTTGGTACGGGCACTGCCCGGGACTGAAAGTTGTTAGTCCTTGGAGCTCAGAAGATGCTAAAGGTCTGCTGAAAGCATCAATACGGGATGATAATCCAG TTGTGATGCTGGAAAATGAATTACTGTATGGTGTTCCCTTTGAAATGTCTGAACAGGCACAGTCAAAGGATTTTGTTGTTCCAATTGGAAAAGCTAAAATAGAAAGGCAAG GAACCCATGTTACGTTAGTGTCACACTCAAGACCTGTTGGACACTGTTTGGAAGCAGCTGCTGTACTTGCCAAAGAAGGCGTAGAGTGTGAG gtTATAAATCTGCGTACCATTCGACCAATGGATATTGAAACAGTGGAAGCCAGCGTTGTAAAGACAAACCATCTTGTAACTGTAGAAGGAGGTTGGCCACAATTTGGAGTAGGAGCAGAAATCTGTGCCAGGATCATGGAAG gatCTGCCTTTAACTACTTGGATGCTCCAGCTGTGCGTGTTACCGGTGCAGATGTTCCTATGCCTTACGCAAAAATTTTAGAAGATAACTGCATACCTCAAGTGAAGGATATAATATTTGCAGTGAAGAAAACTTTGAATATCTAA